CGCGGCCCCGGGTGCTGTCCGGCGTGCAGCCCACCGGGGCCCTGCACCTGGGCAACTGGCTGGGGGCGATCCGCAACTGGGTGGCCCTGCAGGACAGCCACGAGACCTTTTTCTGCGTGGTCGATCTGCATGCGATCACGGTGCCCCACGATCCGCGTCGCCTGGCGGAGGACACCCTCACCACGGCGGCCCTCTACCTGGCGTGCGGCATCGATCCGCAGCGGTCGACGGTGTTCGTGCAGAGCCACGTCAGCGAGCACAGCGAGCTCTGCTGGCTGCTCAACTGCGTCACGCCGCTCAACTGGCTGGAGCGGATGATCCAGTTCAAGGAGAAGGCGCTCAAGCAGGGCGACAACGTCTCCGCCGGCCTGCTGGACTACCCGGTGCTGATGGCCGCGGACATCCTTCTCTATGACGCCGATCTGGTGCCGGTGGGGGACGACCAGAAGCAGCACCTGGAGCTGGCGCGGGACATCGCCCAGCAGCGCATCAACGCCCGCTTTGCGCCGGATCCGGAGCACCCGGTCCTCAAGGTGCCCGAGCCCCTGATCCTGAAGGAGGGGGCCCGGGTGATGAGCCTCACCGACGGCCGCAGCAAGATGAGCAAGAGCGACCCGAACGAGGGCTCACGGATCACGCTGCTGGACCCGCCCGAGCTCATCACCCGCAAGATCAAGCGGGCCAAGACCGACCCGGTCATGGGGCTGGAATTCGGCAACCCGGAGCGGCCGGAGGCGGACAACCTGCTTGGCCTCTATGCCCTGCTCTCCGGCGTGGGCCGCGAGCAGGCGGCCGCGGAGTGCGGCGCCATGGGCTGGGGCGCCTTCAAGCCCCTGCTGGCGGACGCGGCGGTGGAAGCCCTGCGGCCCCTGCAGCAGCGCTACGCCGAGCTGCGCAGCGACCCGGGTCACCTCAAGGCAGTGCTCAGGGATGGACGGGAGCAGGCTTCAGCCGTGGCCGCCGCCACCCTGCAGCGGGTCCGCAGCGCCCTCGGTTTCCTGGCTCAGGATTGAACCGAGGGGTGGTCCCGGAGGCAAGTGGCCGGGGAAAAGCGTGAATCAATTGTTCTGTATTGATCACGACAGCTGATCGTTTGTCGTGGGTGTGGCCGAGCCTGCCGGTTGCCCGGTGAGGGCGGTCAACGGCCGGCTGTTTCTCGCGCCTCCCCGCTCCCAACTGAAATTGTCCTGAATGGCCGCCGCCAGGTCAGGGCTTGTGAGCACATTGGGTCATTATTTGTCCAGTACGGGCGACGGGGTGTCGCGTCCAGGCCCCGGGCCTGAGCAGGGTCATGGATCCCTGACGACCGCTTGCCCTTGCGTCGCACCCTGCCGCCGCCGTCGAAGCCGCTCCCGCGGGGACCGCTCACCCTGGTGCTGCTCCTGATGCTGCCGATGGTGCAACGCCCTGCCACCCCCGTTTCACCGGCGGCGGTCCGGCCTGCCGCCCCGCCCACCGCGCGGCCGGTGGTGGCCAGCGTCCCCGGTCCCTACGGGATCACCCCCGAGCGGCGGGCCCTGCTGAACACGATCC
This genomic stretch from Cyanobium gracile PCC 6307 harbors:
- the trpS gene encoding tryptophan--tRNA ligase, whose amino-acid sequence is MSDNGARTARPRVLSGVQPTGALHLGNWLGAIRNWVALQDSHETFFCVVDLHAITVPHDPRRLAEDTLTTAALYLACGIDPQRSTVFVQSHVSEHSELCWLLNCVTPLNWLERMIQFKEKALKQGDNVSAGLLDYPVLMAADILLYDADLVPVGDDQKQHLELARDIAQQRINARFAPDPEHPVLKVPEPLILKEGARVMSLTDGRSKMSKSDPNEGSRITLLDPPELITRKIKRAKTDPVMGLEFGNPERPEADNLLGLYALLSGVGREQAAAECGAMGWGAFKPLLADAAVEALRPLQQRYAELRSDPGHLKAVLRDGREQASAVAAATLQRVRSALGFLAQD